A single Oncorhynchus kisutch isolate 150728-3 linkage group LG19, Okis_V2, whole genome shotgun sequence DNA region contains:
- the LOC109910063 gene encoding synaptotagmin-like protein 4, which yields MPQAADMINVAFLTDSERELILEVLRRDEELRQAEEHRVRKLKTELLDIMRKGAKRSSGKYSERSCGRCQEPLGPLSAGSSQCRACKHQVCHNCCSVCPNGSWVCSVCAKEADLKKVTGDWFYDQRVNRFFTTPGHDIVRTSLKKRPPLRKRENMGALLLNSTELNPSQPTTPVPRPRLRDLAVSNKDLLDEVSEESVGVKTKEQQEQQQHRDNEPAEKASLNSVMTETESSLGTPLLPRKEESTGQSSPTRSSMNGLVKADLVNSHSPTSDADTSSVVSRRSVSSGTGTVALEDGGLFKKSVRRVQKSSEFTSVLDLREEGAEASEGFMGDRSKSVPGLNVPDDEEDEDIDNLVSIHRKVCSSTSNLRGSKSTLGSLMSIYSEAGDYDSVEVSGDIVFSISYDDTTQSLAVLVKECHSLAHGDARRQRSNPYVKCYLLPDKSRIGKKKTSIKHNTVDPTYNETLKFSISRSQVLNRSLQLSVWHHARLGRNAFLGEVEVPLDCRNLDADHEECVAFVGKASPLQSSAFSQYKGELLISLKYVSAKNSPTEKTKGKRLSLGKKTKTEQGGELHVLIKEAKNLTAMKAGDMSDSFVKGYLLPSKAKSTKRKTPVVKKTLNPHYDHTFVYKDLTLDQLSEMWLELTVWDREAMSSNDFLGGVRLSTGTATLKVGKEEVEADSTGEEVTLWQKMMQYPDSCAEGSLPLRSSMGKSK from the exons ATGCCACAGGCTGCAGACATGATTAATGTGGCCTTCCTGACCGACTCGGAGCGGGAGCTGATCCTGGAGGTGCTGCGGAGGGACGAGGAACTGAGGCAGGCTGAAGAGCACCGTGTCCG GAAGCTGAAGACGGAGCTGCTGGACATTATGAGGAAGGGCGCCAAGCGTAGCAGTGGGAAGTACAGTGAGCGTAGCTGCGGCCGCTGCCAGGAACCACTTGGTCCACTATCTGCCGGCTCCAGCCAGTGTAGGGCATGTAAACACCAAGTGTGCCACAACTGCTGCTCAGTGTGCCCCAATGGATCCtgggtgtgcagtgtgtgtgctaaAGAGGC TGATCTAAAGAAGGTCACCGGAGACTGGTTCTATGACCAGCGAGTCAACCGCTTCTTCACCACCCCTGGACACGACATAGTGAGAACTTCCCTCAAAAAGAGGCCCCCAC tgaggaagagggagaacaTGGGAGCGCTCCTGTTGAACAGTACAGAGTTGAACCCCAGCCAGCCCACCACCCCTGTTCCCCGACCCAGACTGAGGGACCTAGCAGTCTCCAACAAGGA TCTGCTAGACGAAGTCTCCGAAGAATCCGTGGGAGTTAAGACCAaggagcagcaggagcaacagcagcacAGGGACAATGAGCCTGCAGAGAAAGCCAGCCTGAACAGTGTCATGACAGAGACCGAGTCCTCTCTTGGGACTCCTCTCTTACCAAG GAAGGAGGAGAGCACAGGACAGTCTAGTCCAACAAGGTCCAGTATGAATGGTCTAGTCAAAGCTGACCTCGTCAATAGCCACAGCCCCACCTCGGATGCAGACACG TCCTCCGTAGTAAGTCGTCGTAGTGTTAGTTCTGGCACGGGGACTGTCGCATTGGAAGATGGCGGCCTGTTCAAGAAGAGCGTCAGACGAGTTCAGAAATCCTCCG AATTCACGTCTGTGCTGGACCTGCGTGAGGAGGGGGCTGAAGCATCAGAGGGCTTTATGGGTGACCGGAGCAAGTCGGTGCCTGGGCTCAATGTGCCA gatgatgaggaggatgaagACATTGATAACTTGGTGAGCATCCATAGAAAGGTGTGCTCAAGTACCTCAAATCTTCGTGGCTCCAAG AGCACACTGGGCAGTCTGATGAGTATTTACAGTGAGGCAGGAGATTATGACAGTGTGGAGGTGAGCGGGGACATCGTGTTCTCTATCAGCTACGATGACACCACCCAGAGCCTGGCCGTCCTCGTCAAGGAGTGTCACTCGCTGGCTCACGGGGATGCCAGACGCCAGCGCTCAAACCC GTATGTCAAGTGCTACCTTCTCCCTGACAAGTCTCGCATTGGCAAGAAAAAAACCAGCATTAAACATAACACAGTGGACCCCACTTACAATGAGACCCTAAAG TTTTCCATCAGTCGCTCCCAGGTGCTCAATCGTTCCCTCCAGCTCTCCGTCTGGCACCATGCCCGCTTGGGCCGTAATGCCTTCCTTGGAGAGGTGGAGGTGCCTCTGGACTGCAGGAACCTCGACGCAGACCACGAGGAGTGTGTGGCGTTCGTGGGAAAA GCGTCACCACTGCAGTCCTCTGCCTTCTCTCAGTACAAAGGAGAACTGTTGATTTCCCTGAAGTATGTCTCGGCCAAGAATTCACCCACTGAAAAGACCAAAG GCAAGAGACTCTCTCTAGGCAAGAAGACAAAGACGGAGCAGGGAGGGGAGTTGCACGTCTTGATCAAAGAGGCCAAGAACCTGACGGCAATGAAAGCAGGGGACATGTCGGATTCCTTTGTGAAAGG GTACTTGTTGCCATCGAAGGCCAAGTCCACTAAGAGGAAGACTCCGGTGGTGAAGAAAACTCTGAACCCTCACTACGACCACACATTTGTGTACAAAGACCTGACCCTAGACCAGCTAAGTGAGATGTGGCTAGAGCTGACAGTGTGGGACCGGGAGGCCATGTCCAGTAATGACTTCCTGGGTGGGGTTCGACTCAGCACAGGCACAG CCACACTGAAGGTTGGGAAGGAGGAAGTGGAGGCAGATTCTACAGGGGAGGAGGTGACTCTGTGGCAGAAGATGATGCAATACCCTGACTCGTGTGCAGAGGGCTCTCTTCCATTACGCTCCTCTATGGGCAAGAGCAAGTGA